The Rhineura floridana isolate rRhiFlo1 chromosome 15, rRhiFlo1.hap2, whole genome shotgun sequence genome window below encodes:
- the LOC133370413 gene encoding interferon-inducible GTPase 5-like has translation MGGKSSKPDTADQIPHSSGKYTFDIAITGVSGAGKSSLVNALRDMLTDDEAGAAVVDVIQGTMEPVGYLYPKYPDVTIWDLPGIGTPEFEADGYLRDMDFDKYDFFIIVGERSFTEYDIMLACEIQRMNKRFFYVRTKVDVSIDADRMNPNFSEDQTLQQIRSYCCENLKNAGDSSPRVFLISRWDLNMYDFPLLQRTLQNELEDLKRRTLIQFQDLEMKIRNRPNEALRRFFLGGAISKAKLQSDLERLIAALEGKDLPDIVAQCCRDFELLESTTLDIAVTGQSGAGKSSLVNALRGMSDYEEGSAETGVTQTTMKPKSYHHPIFPKVKLWDLPGIGTREFAAREYLETVNFRKYDFFIIVSGERFTEHDIILAHEIQRMGKRFYYVRTKVDVSINSERRKKNFNEEETIGTIKRYCCKYLRMAGDSSPRVFLISRRDLNKYDFPLLHKTLENDLDDLKRHTLILATPIFSGEIVKKKRAALEALIWKLATMSCFGGVVPVHGLSFACDIDILVRALISFCKVFGLDEDSLCILAKQVGKPVQELKSAIKNTPMTSEIDTEMVIDFLSKSSVCSSLMLLEQIYDFIPLLGSIFGVTSSFLTTFYMLRTFLHNVEVDAANVRTKATQR, from the exons ATGGGTGGTAAGAGCTCCAAACCAGACACAGCAGATCAAATTCCTCACTCATCAGGCAAATACACCTTTGACATTGCCATCACAGGGGTGTCAGGTGCTGGTAAATCATCCCTTGTCAATGCCCTACGGGATATGTTGACAGACGATGAGGCGGGTGCAGCTGTGGTTGATGTGATACAAGGTACAATGGAGCCAGTAGGATACCTGTACCCCAAATATCCAGATGTAACCATCTGGGATCTGCCAGGAATTGGAACACCTGAGTTTGAGGCAGACGGATACCTGAGGGATATGGATTTTGACAAGTATGATTTCTTCATCATTGTTGGCGAAAGAAGCTTCACCGAGTACGACATCATGCTGGCCTGTGAAATTCAGAGAATGAACAAGAGGTTCTTCTATGTGCGCACCAAAGTGGATGTCAGTATAGATGCTGACAGGATGAACCCAAACTTCAGTGAGGACCAAACCCTACAGCAAATAAGGAGTTATTGCTGTGAAAATTTGAAAAATGCAGGTGATTCATCTCCAAGGGTTTTTCTAATATCCAGGTGGGATTTGAACATGTATGATTTTCCTCTGCTGCAAAGGACCCTGCAAAATGAACTCGAGGATCTCAAGAGGCGTACCTTAATTCAATTCCAAGACCTAGAAATGAAGATACGCAACAG ACCAAATGAAGCATTGAGAAGATTTTTCCTGGGAGGCGCCATCTCAAAAGCAAAATTACAATCTGACCTTGAAAGGTTGatagctgctttggaaggaaAAGATCTCCCAGACATTGTAGCCCAATGTTGTCGAGACTTTGAGTTATTGGAGAGCACCACACTTGATATTGCTGTCACTGGGCAGTCGGGTGCTGGTAAATCATCCCTTGTCAATGCCCTGAGAGGCATGTCTGATTATGAAGAGGGCTCAGCTGAGACTGGGGTGACACAAACAACAATGAAGCCAAAGAGTTATCACCATCCCATATTCCCCAAAGTAAAATTATGGGATCTTCCAGGTATTGGAACACGTGAGTTTGCGGCCAGGGAATATTTAGAGACTGTAAACTTTAGGAAGTATGATTTCTTCATCATTGTTTCTGGAGAACGCTTCACTGAGCACGACATCATACTGGCCCATGAAATTCAGAGAATGGGGAAGAGGTTTTACTATGTGCGCACCAAAGTGGATGTTAGTATCAATTCTGAGAGAAGGAAAAAGAATTTCAATGAGGAAGAAACCATTGGAACGATAAAGAGATACTGCTGTAAATATCTGAGAATGGCAGGAGACTCTTCTCCAAGGGTTTTTCTAATATCGAGGCGGGATTTGAACAAGTATGATTTCCCCCTGTTGCATAAGACTTTGGAGAACGATTTGGATGATCTCAAGAGACATACTTTGATCCTGGCTACACCAATTTTCTCTGGAGAAATTGTGAAAAAGAAAAGGGCTGCACTTGAGGCCCTTATATGGAAGCTAGCAACTATGTCCTGTTTTGGTGGGGTTGTTCCTGTCCACGGCCTCTCTTTTGCTTGTGATATTGATATCTTGGTGAGAGCACTGATATCTTTCTGCAAAGTCTTTGGCTTGGATGAAGATTCCCTGTGTATACTTGCAAAGCAGGTTGGCAAACCTGTCCAGGAGTTGAAATCTGCGATCAAAAACACTCCGATGACCAGTGAGATTGATACAGAAATGGTAATTGACTTCCTGTCAAAGTCATCTGTTTGTTCATCATTGATGCTGTTAGAACAGATCTATGATTTTATACCCTTGTTGGGATCTATATTTGGTGTGACTAGTTCTTTCCTCACCACATTCTACATGTTGAGGACCTTCCTGCACAATGTTGAAGTAGATGCAGCAAATGTACGGACAAAAGCTACCCAACGATAA